In Bdellovibrionales bacterium, the following proteins share a genomic window:
- a CDS encoding DUF1343 domain-containing protein, translating into MLELGIDRLLEEASFIRLLKGRRVGLVAHPASVTANLSHSLEAMLHLGEFDITCGFGPQHGMRGEKQDNMIESETYVDSRANIPIFSLYGELRRPSKEMLEYLDVIIVDLQDVGCRIYTFLTTLFYLLEEAAAHKKQIWVLDRPNPAGRPIEGLKLKKGWESFVGLAPMPMRHGLTLGEAAKWFVRHSRLDVDLKVVEMRNYRISQMPGFGWPTNISWVNPSPNMPRLTTARSYAGTVLVEGTQLSEGRGTTIPLEVFGAPDIDAEKVLGEMKKRHSPWLRGCGLRPCFFEPTFHKHKGKLCSGIQIHPDSVFYDHLSFQPFRVVALFFKSLRRLYPDYDLWRQPPYEYEAIKKPIDILAGSQLLREWVDDREANPEDLEKSLSKDEAEWLEESKPFHLYEQK; encoded by the coding sequence ATGTTGGAACTCGGAATTGACCGGTTGCTTGAAGAGGCCAGTTTCATTCGTCTTTTGAAGGGACGTCGAGTTGGATTGGTGGCTCATCCAGCAAGCGTGACAGCGAATCTTTCTCACAGCCTAGAGGCCATGCTTCATCTTGGAGAATTTGACATTACCTGCGGGTTTGGTCCCCAGCATGGCATGAGAGGCGAAAAACAAGACAACATGATCGAAAGTGAAACTTACGTTGATAGCAGGGCGAACATTCCGATTTTTAGTCTTTACGGAGAATTGCGGCGTCCTTCGAAAGAGATGTTAGAGTATCTCGACGTGATCATCGTAGATCTTCAAGATGTGGGTTGCAGAATTTATACTTTTCTGACGACTCTGTTTTATTTGCTCGAAGAGGCCGCAGCTCACAAAAAGCAAATATGGGTTTTGGATCGTCCCAATCCGGCAGGACGCCCCATCGAGGGGCTAAAGTTAAAGAAGGGTTGGGAGAGCTTTGTGGGTTTAGCTCCCATGCCGATGCGGCACGGATTAACTTTGGGAGAGGCAGCAAAATGGTTTGTCCGCCACTCGCGCTTAGATGTGGATTTGAAAGTCGTTGAAATGAGAAACTATCGTATTTCTCAGATGCCGGGATTTGGGTGGCCAACGAATATTTCTTGGGTGAATCCGTCTCCTAATATGCCCAGGCTGACGACGGCGAGATCTTATGCGGGCACAGTATTGGTGGAGGGAACACAGCTTTCTGAGGGGAGAGGGACGACAATCCCTCTGGAAGTGTTTGGAGCTCCAGATATTGATGCTGAGAAAGTTCTAGGCGAAATGAAAAAACGTCACTCTCCGTGGTTGAGGGGTTGTGGCTTACGGCCCTGTTTTTTTGAGCCAACCTTTCATAAGCACAAGGGCAAATTGTGCTCAGGAATTCAAATTCACCCAGATTCTGTCTTTTACGATCATCTCAGCTTCCAGCCATTTCGTGTGGTCGCCCTATTTTTTAAGAGTCTTCGTCGTCTTTATCCGGATTATGACTTATGGCGTCAACCTCCTTATGAATATGAAGCCATCAAAAAGCCTATTGATATTTTGGCTGGAAGTCAGTTATTGAGAGAGTGGGTCGATGATCGAGAAGCAAATCCAGAGGATTTGGAGAAGTCTTTGTCGAAGGATGAAGCAGAGTGGCTGGAAGAGTCGAAGCCTTTTCATTTGTATGAGCAGAAGTGA